One window of Campylobacter concisus genomic DNA carries:
- a CDS encoding fumarate hydratase, whose translation HTYMAGGGCSLPGKATVLMPGMGYEGVVKFVMDIMTSYGINACPPLLVGVGVGTSIDVASLLSKKALMRPLGSRNPNDRAALTEKLLEEGINKIGLGPQGMSGASSVMGVHIENCARHPSVIAVAVNVGCWSHRKGHIVWDEQLNFAVKSHKEFAL comes from the coding sequence CCACACCTATATGGCGGGCGGCGGCTGTAGCCTGCCTGGCAAGGCGACCGTGCTAATGCCCGGCATGGGCTACGAGGGAGTCGTGAAATTTGTGATGGATATAATGACCAGCTACGGCATAAACGCCTGTCCGCCGCTATTAGTGGGCGTTGGCGTGGGCACCTCGATCGACGTGGCGTCCTTGCTATCCAAAAAAGCACTGATGAGGCCGCTTGGCTCGCGCAATCCAAACGACCGCGCGGCTCTAACCGAAAAGCTGCTCGAAGAGGGCATAAATAAAATCGGCCTGGGTCCGCAAGGCATGAGCGGCGCGAGCTCCGTGATGGGCGTGCATATCGAAAACTGCGCCCGCCACCCAAGCGTCATCGCCGTCGCCGTAAACGTGGGCTGCTGGTCGCACCGCAAAGGCCACATCGTCTGGGACGAGCAGCTAAATTTTGCCGTAAAATCGCACAAGGAGTTCGCGCTATGA